In Carassius gibelio isolate Cgi1373 ecotype wild population from Czech Republic chromosome B4, carGib1.2-hapl.c, whole genome shotgun sequence, one DNA window encodes the following:
- the LOC127956807 gene encoding uncharacterized protein LOC127956807 translates to MHNMSSVPLYHIGYLPKDHFIIFIYRHGIFIEDCFHHNIKNKKADCDFFSLYSVFSPHFLSLSHNSDIVSCNFEIKRKTKYIQTIWREKKGHLSHGIAGPRLEPTTLVVLSCIHPTIYQSIHPHTNQSNPSIRPSICPSTCQSIHPSIGPSIRLPIYPSVHQFTYQSIQSIHTSFRLSVHLPIYLSIHPSFFPSICPSIYSSIRLAIICQPIYPIHPSIPPPTNPSIHPTTYQSIQSIHTSFRLSVHLPIYLSIHPSIFPSICPSIYSSIRPSIHPPTNLSNPSILSSNPSFHPSIHLPTNPSIYPFIYLSIHPSICLSLSASLLSSVRDSRVLID, encoded by the coding sequence atgcacaatatgtCTTCTGTACCACTGTACCATATTGGTTATCTGCCAAaagatcattttataattttcatttatagaCATGGGATATTTATAGAAGACTGTTTTCaccacaatataaaaaataaaaaagctgattgcgactttttctctctctatagTGTTTTTTCCCCACATTTCTTAagtttatctcataattcagacattgtttcttgtaattttgagataaaaagaaaaacaaaatatatacaaacaatttggagagaaaaaaaagggcatctaagtcatggtattgccggcccgagactcgaaccaacAACCTTAGTTGTTCTTAGTtgcatccatccaaccatctatcAGTCCATCCATCCACATACCAATCAGTCCAATCCATCCATACGTccttccatctgtccatccacctgccaatctatccatccatccatcggtcCGTCTATCCGACTGCCAatctatccatccgtccatcaGTTCACCTACCAATCTATCCAATCCATCCATACATCCTTCCGTCTGTCCGTCCACCTGccaatctatctatccatccatccatccttctttccgtctatctgtccgtctatctattcatccatccgtCTAGCCATCATCTGCCAACCAATCTATCcaatccatccttccatcccTCCGCCtaccaatccatccatccatccaaccacctACCAATCTATCCAATCCATCCATACATCCTTCCGTCTGTCCGTCCACCTGccaatctatctatccatccatccatccatctttccgtctatctgtccgtctatctattcatccatccgtccatccatccatccacctaccAATCTATCCAATCCATCCATCCTTTCATCcaatccatccttccatccatccatccatctgcctaccaatccatccatctatccatttatttatctatccatccatccatccatctgtctgtctctctctgcttctctccTGTCTTCCGTCAGGGACAGCAGGGTTTTAATTGATTAG